In a genomic window of Thiolapillus brandeum:
- the rlmB gene encoding 23S rRNA (guanosine(2251)-2'-O)-methyltransferase RlmB, which translates to MNTPARYVAGIHSVRAALKHGDGQVERVWFDARRNDRRLGQLLSVVRKQNIELLATDKAELGRLAQGSQHQGIVAQVRMAAAQNEDALDALLQQLQEPPFLLVLDGVQDPHNLGACLRTADAAGIHAVIAPRDRAVGLTPVACKVASGAAESVPFIQVTNLARTLRQLRNACNLWVVGLAGESDQSLYQTDLKGPLVVVMGGEEKGIRRLVREQCDVLVSLPMKGVVESLNVSVATGISLFEAVRQRNS; encoded by the coding sequence ATGAACACCCCCGCCCGGTATGTCGCTGGCATACACAGTGTGCGCGCGGCTCTGAAACATGGGGATGGTCAGGTTGAGCGTGTCTGGTTCGATGCCCGGCGCAATGATCGGCGTCTGGGCCAACTGCTCTCGGTAGTGCGTAAGCAGAACATTGAACTGCTTGCCACGGACAAGGCTGAACTGGGTCGGCTTGCCCAGGGCAGTCAGCACCAGGGCATTGTGGCCCAGGTGCGCATGGCGGCAGCGCAGAACGAAGATGCCCTGGATGCCTTGTTGCAACAACTGCAGGAACCCCCGTTTTTACTGGTGCTCGATGGCGTGCAGGATCCACACAATCTCGGTGCCTGCCTGCGCACCGCCGATGCCGCAGGGATACATGCCGTGATTGCTCCCAGGGACAGGGCAGTGGGGCTTACCCCTGTTGCCTGCAAAGTGGCCAGTGGCGCGGCGGAATCCGTGCCTTTCATTCAGGTTACCAACCTTGCGCGTACCCTCCGTCAACTGCGCAATGCCTGCAATCTGTGGGTTGTGGGCCTGGCCGGTGAATCGGATCAGTCGCTCTACCAGACGGATCTCAAAGGCCCCCTCGTGGTGGTTATGGGCGGTGAGGAAAAGGGCATACGCCGCCTGGTGCGAGAACAATGTGATGTCTTGGTTTCCCTGCCCATGAAAGGCGTTGTGGAAAGCCTGAACGTCTCCGTGGCTACGGGTATCAGCCTGTTCGAAGCCGTTCGTCAGCGAAACTCCTGA
- the rnr gene encoding ribonuclease R: MAKSRKQKKSRKSDPYRAREERKYDNPIPSREFILETLETHGVPVKFEELPALLGLKDDKQVEALGYRVKAMIRDGQLVRNRRGGLCVVNKKDLIAGRVIAHPDGFGFLRPDEGGDDLFISPREMRPLWHDDRVVVQVTGMDRRGRREGSVVEILERAHSQVVGRIHIEAGVGFLVPDNKRMTHRIIIPDEHFNDVEEGQMVVVEILEHPTKWRQPIGRVVEIIGDHLAPGMETDVAIRTHEIPVDWPEAVEQEIAGLSKEVPEEAKEGRTDLRKLPLVTIDGADARDFDDAVYCKRTPKGWKLLVCIADVSAYVEPGTALDEEGYKRGNSTYFPDRVVPMLPEILSNGLCSLNPEVDRLCMTAELFIDRQGNIMRSRFLQGVMRSHARLTYDEVSAMLYDGDQTLRKKHARLLPHLEELNNLYEALHNARKERGAIDFDTVETRFVFSEEGRLSGIVPTTRNNAHRIIEECMLVANVASARLLLRKKIPALYRVHEPPSEDKLNDLHQFLAQLGLTLGGGNKPTAKDYAELIEKIKGRPDANMIQTVLLRSMMQAIYSSENIGHFGLAFPAYTHFTSPIRRYPDLLVHRAIRHLITDGRADTFEYSFPQMATMGEHCSMTERRSDEATRDSADALKCEYMLDKVGQEFAGLIVSVNSFGVFVELKDVYITGLVHITSLDHDFFHFDPIAHKLVGERSGKTYRLGDSIDVVVAAVNLDDRKIDLALADRGEKPARDKQPARKSKKGRKRRGRRRSRG; this comes from the coding sequence GTGGCCAAATCGAGAAAGCAAAAAAAATCACGCAAAAGTGATCCCTACCGTGCTCGGGAAGAGCGCAAATACGACAATCCCATTCCCAGCCGGGAATTCATACTGGAAACCCTGGAAACTCATGGCGTGCCCGTCAAGTTCGAGGAGTTGCCGGCCCTTCTGGGGCTGAAAGACGACAAACAGGTTGAAGCCCTGGGTTATCGTGTCAAGGCCATGATCCGTGATGGTCAGTTGGTGCGCAACCGGCGTGGTGGCCTGTGCGTGGTGAACAAGAAAGACCTGATTGCCGGGCGTGTCATTGCGCATCCGGACGGATTTGGCTTCCTGCGTCCCGATGAAGGCGGGGATGACCTGTTCATCTCACCCCGGGAGATGCGTCCCCTGTGGCATGATGACCGCGTCGTGGTTCAGGTTACCGGCATGGACAGACGCGGGCGCCGCGAAGGTTCCGTAGTCGAGATTCTGGAACGCGCTCACAGCCAGGTGGTGGGGCGCATACACATTGAAGCCGGCGTGGGTTTCCTTGTGCCGGACAACAAACGCATGACCCACCGGATCATTATCCCCGATGAGCATTTCAACGATGTTGAAGAAGGCCAGATGGTGGTGGTCGAGATTCTTGAGCATCCCACCAAGTGGCGTCAACCCATTGGCCGGGTCGTTGAGATTATAGGTGATCATCTGGCCCCCGGTATGGAAACCGATGTTGCGATTCGCACCCATGAGATTCCCGTGGACTGGCCGGAAGCAGTGGAGCAGGAAATCGCCGGTCTGTCCAAGGAAGTACCCGAGGAGGCCAAGGAAGGACGCACCGATCTGCGTAAATTGCCCCTGGTGACCATCGATGGCGCCGACGCCCGGGATTTCGATGACGCCGTGTACTGCAAGCGCACTCCCAAGGGCTGGAAGCTCCTGGTGTGTATCGCGGACGTATCGGCTTATGTGGAGCCGGGCACTGCCCTGGATGAGGAAGGCTACAAGCGCGGCAATTCCACCTATTTCCCGGATCGTGTGGTACCCATGCTGCCGGAGATATTGTCCAACGGCCTGTGTTCCCTGAATCCCGAGGTGGATCGTTTGTGCATGACCGCGGAGCTGTTCATCGACCGCCAGGGCAACATCATGCGTTCGCGCTTCCTTCAGGGAGTCATGCGTTCCCATGCACGCCTCACCTACGATGAAGTGTCGGCCATGCTCTATGACGGGGATCAGACGCTGCGTAAGAAGCATGCCAGGCTGTTGCCTCATCTGGAAGAGCTGAACAACCTGTACGAGGCCCTGCACAATGCACGCAAGGAACGCGGCGCCATCGATTTCGATACGGTGGAGACCCGTTTCGTGTTCAGCGAGGAAGGGCGTCTGAGTGGCATCGTGCCCACTACGCGCAACAATGCCCATCGCATTATCGAAGAGTGTATGTTGGTGGCCAACGTCGCCTCGGCGCGCCTGTTACTGCGTAAAAAGATTCCTGCCCTGTACCGGGTGCATGAGCCCCCCAGTGAGGACAAGCTCAATGACCTGCACCAGTTTCTGGCCCAGCTGGGTTTGACTCTGGGCGGCGGCAACAAGCCCACAGCCAAGGATTATGCTGAGCTTATTGAAAAGATCAAGGGCAGGCCCGATGCCAACATGATCCAGACGGTGCTGCTGCGCTCCATGATGCAGGCCATCTATTCTTCCGAGAATATCGGTCATTTTGGACTGGCTTTTCCGGCCTATACCCACTTCACTTCTCCCATACGTCGTTATCCCGACCTGCTGGTGCATCGTGCCATTCGGCACCTGATCACGGATGGCCGGGCGGATACCTTCGAGTATTCCTTCCCCCAGATGGCGACCATGGGTGAACATTGCTCCATGACTGAACGCCGTTCCGACGAAGCCACCCGGGACTCCGCCGATGCGCTCAAATGTGAGTACATGCTGGACAAGGTGGGGCAGGAATTCGCAGGCCTGATCGTCAGCGTGAACAGCTTTGGTGTGTTCGTAGAGCTCAAGGATGTCTATATCACCGGGCTTGTGCATATCACTTCCCTGGATCATGACTTCTTCCACTTCGATCCCATTGCCCACAAGCTGGTGGGTGAGCGCAGTGGCAAGACCTATCGTCTGGGCGATTCCATCGATGTGGTGGTTGCTGCGGTCAATCTCGATGATCGCAAGATCGACCTGGCCCTGGCCGACCGTGGCGAAAAGCCCGCCAGGGACAAGCAGCCGGCACGAAAGAGCAAGAAGGGCCGCAAACGCCGTGGTCGGCGGCGTTCCAGGGGATGA
- a CDS encoding macro domain-containing protein — MIKKVEGDILLTRAQVIAHGVSANDPMNQGLAKALHEKYPAMHKDFHHWCHQHHPKPGEAWMWGGSDGVRIVNLITQGGGYGHGSKPEPATLPNVNHALKSLHKMALKEKFASMALPRLATGVGGLEWKEVEPLIDKHLGDLDIPIYVYTLYHPGVQARED, encoded by the coding sequence ATGATCAAAAAAGTGGAAGGCGACATCCTCCTCACCAGGGCCCAGGTCATTGCCCATGGTGTATCCGCCAACGACCCCATGAACCAGGGATTGGCCAAGGCGTTACATGAGAAATATCCTGCCATGCACAAGGATTTCCACCACTGGTGCCACCAGCACCATCCCAAACCCGGTGAGGCTTGGATGTGGGGTGGCTCCGATGGCGTACGTATCGTGAATCTCATCACCCAGGGCGGAGGTTACGGGCATGGCTCCAAGCCTGAACCAGCTACTTTACCCAACGTAAACCATGCGTTGAAATCCCTGCACAAAATGGCTCTCAAGGAAAAATTCGCTTCTATGGCCCTGCCCCGTCTGGCTACAGGTGTCGGTGGCCTGGAGTGGAAAGAAGTAGAGCCCCTGATTGATAAGCACCTGGGAGACCTGGATATTCCCATCTATGTTTACACCCTGTACCATCCCGGCGTTCAGGCCAGGGAAGATTGA
- a CDS encoding ArnT family glycosyltransferase, protein MNQDNRPQNDLKTRWGLLFFYWLILLLAALWLRPLIPVDETRYLSVAWEMWRNGDFLVPHLNGETYAHKPPLLFWLMHLGWWFFGVNETWPRLISPLVSLACLYLVQLLARRLWPQQPQVAVAAPWLLFGSFVWLLFYTLVQFDMLLVLCTLLGMLGLVDAGRGRAGGWWLLALAMGLGLLAKGPVILLHLLPAGLLGPLWVRGYSGSWGGWYGRLFLCVFGGAVMVLAWAIPAGIQGGEAYRNAIFWGQTANRVVNSFAHREPWWWYLPMLPVLLLPWFLWPRLWKVLGHLKAAKDDQGLRFLASWILSTLVLFSLVSGKQIKYLLPTLPALALVLAWLYAQSGPGIRRRMPDLAVLMLLVSGVLLLGVPYIAYGDIAWWIPRLSPLWGGVLLGAGILALWLPNDVLPQGVPRIAAAAMLMVLCFQSAMMSAGGRAYDLRGISQQVRQYQDQGRQLAYIGKYHGQFNFLGRLQHPVKHLNGRTVLVWARKHPNDLVIINDVKERLPLVSTVYATDYRGHLKALKILQAKTYLKLMAGS, encoded by the coding sequence GTGAACCAGGACAATCGCCCCCAAAACGACCTGAAGACCCGCTGGGGATTGCTGTTTTTCTACTGGTTGATCCTGCTTCTTGCGGCCCTGTGGCTGCGCCCACTGATTCCTGTGGACGAAACCCGCTACCTGAGTGTGGCCTGGGAAATGTGGCGCAATGGCGATTTTCTGGTGCCCCATCTGAATGGTGAGACTTATGCCCACAAGCCGCCATTGCTGTTCTGGTTGATGCACCTGGGCTGGTGGTTTTTTGGTGTCAATGAAACCTGGCCACGGCTGATTTCTCCTCTGGTGTCCCTGGCTTGTCTGTACCTGGTGCAACTGTTGGCGCGGCGTTTATGGCCCCAGCAGCCGCAAGTCGCGGTCGCAGCTCCCTGGCTGCTGTTTGGCAGCTTTGTATGGTTGCTGTTCTATACCCTGGTTCAGTTCGACATGCTACTGGTGCTTTGCACACTGCTGGGTATGTTGGGCCTGGTGGATGCTGGCCGTGGCAGAGCTGGAGGATGGTGGCTGTTGGCTCTGGCCATGGGTTTGGGGCTGTTGGCCAAAGGGCCGGTCATTCTTCTGCACCTGTTGCCTGCCGGACTCCTGGGCCCGCTGTGGGTAAGGGGGTACTCCGGGAGCTGGGGCGGGTGGTATGGCCGCCTGTTTCTGTGTGTGTTCGGTGGTGCGGTCATGGTACTGGCCTGGGCCATTCCTGCAGGCATACAGGGAGGAGAGGCCTACAGGAATGCCATTTTCTGGGGACAAACTGCCAACCGGGTGGTCAATTCCTTTGCGCACCGGGAACCCTGGTGGTGGTATCTTCCCATGCTTCCCGTGTTGCTGCTTCCCTGGTTCCTGTGGCCCAGATTGTGGAAGGTTCTGGGGCATCTCAAGGCAGCCAAAGACGATCAAGGGCTGCGCTTTCTGGCCAGTTGGATACTGTCAACCCTGGTGCTGTTCAGCCTGGTGAGTGGCAAGCAGATCAAATACCTGCTTCCGACCTTGCCTGCGCTGGCCCTGGTTCTGGCTTGGCTGTACGCGCAATCCGGCCCGGGGATACGCCGGCGCATGCCGGATCTGGCGGTGCTGATGCTCCTGGTATCCGGGGTGTTGCTGCTGGGAGTGCCTTATATCGCCTATGGGGATATCGCCTGGTGGATTCCCCGCTTGTCTCCCCTGTGGGGAGGAGTGCTGCTTGGGGCAGGTATTCTTGCTCTTTGGTTGCCGAATGATGTTTTGCCTCAGGGGGTGCCAAGAATTGCCGCTGCTGCAATGTTGATGGTGCTTTGTTTTCAGTCTGCAATGATGAGCGCCGGTGGCAGGGCTTATGATTTGCGCGGGATCAGCCAGCAGGTCAGGCAGTATCAGGATCAGGGGCGTCAGCTGGCTTATATTGGCAAATATCACGGGCAGTTCAATTTCCTGGGGCGTTTGCAGCATCCGGTGAAGCACCTGAATGGCCGAACTGTTCTGGTCTGGGCCAGGAAACATCCCAATGACCTGGTCATCATCAATGATGTAAAGGAGCGACTGCCTCTGGTCAGTACTGTTTATGCGACAGATTACCGGGGCCACCTCAAGGCATTGAAGATTCTGCAGGCGAAAACCTATCTCAAGCTCATGGCGGGGTCCTGA